Proteins co-encoded in one Rattus rattus isolate New Zealand chromosome 5, Rrattus_CSIRO_v1, whole genome shotgun sequence genomic window:
- the LOC116900805 gene encoding kunitz-type protease inhibitor 4-like, producing the protein MKSAKLGFLLGFSLFCLLSPPVLSFVKKVAERICKDINDPCVLEMDPGSCYENHNRFFYNQTSKKCEIFVFSGCNGNRNNFMLKIDCDVMCNEQYKKKPER; encoded by the exons ATGAAGTCTGCTAAGTTGGGATTTCTCCTGGGATTCTCCCTCTTCTGCCTACTCAGTCCTCCAGTACTGAGCTTCGTGAAGAAGGTTGCTGAAAGGATCTGCAAAGACATCAACG ATCCTTGTGTTTTGGAAATGGATCCTGGCAGCTGCTATGAAAACCATAACAGATTTTTCTACAACCAAACCTCCAAAAAGTGTGAGATCTTCGTGTTCAGTGGCTGCAATGGTAACCGTAATAACTTCATGCTTAAAATAGACTGTGACGTAATGTGTAATGAACAATACAAGAAAAAGCCAGAGAGGTAA